Genomic DNA from Halomonas sp. BDJS001:
ATGATCATCGCCTGAAGCAGCATCCATTTAGCCGTGAAGCCCGCACTGGGCGGAAGGCCCATCAGGGTGATGGAAGCGATGCCAAACACCAATAGCGACAGTGGCAAACGGCGACTGGTACCGGCCAAACCTTTGAGCGTGCTCTCCCCGGTGGCCAGTATCAGGTTGCCTGCGGCCATAAACATGGCGGCTTTGGCAAAGGCGTGGCCCATCAGCTGCAGCCAAAACCCTTCCCAGGCTAACGCACGGGGTAGCGGCGTAATATCCGGCCCCAGCAGCAGCGGAAAAGCCACCATGAGATACCCCAACTGCGCCACGGTGGATGAAGCCACCAGGGTTTTAAGTGAATCGGTACGCCATGCCAGCAGCCCGCCCCATACAATCGCCAGCATGCCTAGCCAGGCGATAACACGCGGGGCATAGAAAGCATCAGGGAGCAGAATGCTCCACAGCTGCAGCAATATAAACAGCGACGCCTTGATCACCAGCGCCGCATGCAGCACGCTTACCGGCGTCCAGGCGCTCTCATGGACGGGTGTCAGCCACGCATGTAGGGGAAATAGCGCGGCTTTTAAAGCCAGCCCCGCACCGATCAGCGCAGCGGCAAACCACGCCACCGGCCCTGGCTCTACGACCTCAGCCAAGCCTGGCAAATCCAACCGGCCCCAGTGGCCCAAAATCAGCGCCACTCCGAGTAGATAGGTGAGCGAGCCCACCAGCGCCAGCAGCAGATAGCGCATTCCTGCCACGAGTGCGGGCGCCTTTCCCGATAGCATCAGCATGCCGACCGCCGCCAGCCCCATTAGCTCCAGCGCTGCATAAAGGGTCAATAGGTCGGTGGCCAGCCAAATTAACGATAGCGCGCTAAGCACAACACCCATCAAAGGCCACAGCCAGCGTGCCAACGGCCCCGTTTCGCTTAAACGCAAATATCCCGGCGTATAGAGCGCTGCCGCAACGCCGATCACCTGGGTCATTAACAGCAGTAGCACGCTCAGTCCGTTTAGACGCAACGACAGCAGGATACCGGCGATTTCCCACTGCCAGCGCAGTAGTCCAGCTTGATCGTAAGCAGAGAGCAGCATTAGCCCAGAGACCAATACTGGCAGACTGGCTAGCAAGACGGGCCATGCCCGCTTAGGAGGAAAGAGTGCCGCCAGCATGCCCAGTAGTGGCGGTAAGCCAAGCGCCGCTAGCAGCGCCCAGTGGGTAGGGAGAAGGGGGTCAAAGGTGCTATCGAAAAGGCCAAAGCGCCAAATCATATGGCGCCCTCTTTAGGTTTACCGTCACGCCCCAAAGCCCCGACCCCTTCCAAATGCAAAAGCTGCCGAATCAACAGCGCACCCAGCATTGACCCCTGCCAGGCGACTAGCAGCCCTACACTAATCAGTGCCTGAGCAGTCGCCGAGGTACCTGCCACGCCTGCCAGCAGCATAAACACTCCTGAGCCGAGAATATTGAACGCCAGCAAACGGCGCAGCAAATGACGGTGAAGCGCAAAGGCGCCTAAGGCACTGGCGGCAATCACCACCCCGGCAAGCAGCAACGGATGCTCTAAAGGCGAATACGCCATGTCGGCGATTACCGTGCGAATCGCGGCGCCCACCATGACAAACCAGGCGAGCGCCAAGAGCACCCGTATCGCCACCCGCGATCTAGGCTCGCTGAAGTTATCGCGCTCAAGAGAGGAGGAAGCGCCGGGGAAAACGTGGCCCAGGCATAAAAAAACAGGGCCGGTTAACCCTAGCCCCAGCACCAGCTCAGCAGTTGCCAGCCAGGGAGTACCGAGTTGCCACCATGCCACCGTCATTGCAGCCGCAAAGACCACAAAAAAGTAGCAGGCACGCACCAGATGGCGATCAAACAGACACACCAGCGCCGATACCATCAGGCCCAGCGCCAGCAGCACTTCGATTACACCAAAAGCGGCTATCGCCTCAAAGAAAGCTATCATTCGTTTTCGCTACATCCTTGCATCGGTCACGAATAGGTGCTCAGTTCAACCGCGAACTCAGCCACTTGCCGATATCATTGACCTGCTGTGGGCAGAGCGCATGGGCCATGGGGTATTGGCGGTAGTTGACCGCGTAGCCCATCGCTTTTAAGCGCTCGGCGCCGCTGCGCCCCAGGCTTTCAGGCACAATGGGGTCAAAGTTACCGTGTTGAACCTCAATAGGGATCTGACGATTGGCTTCCGCGAGGTCGATATTGTCGGCGGTCGCAAAGTAAGTCGACATGGCCAACAGCCCTCCTAGCGGCGCAGGGAACGTCAGCGCGGCATGGTAGGCAACCGCGCCCCCTTGCGAAAAGCCCGCCACGATAATGCGTTGGCTATCGATACCCTGATCGATCTGCTCTTGAATCAGCGCCTGGATTCGCTCAGCCGATTTCTTGAGCTGCACCTCATCGACCCGGCGGCCCAAATCCATGGCTAAAATATCGTACCAGGCAGGCATCACCATACCGCCATTAATCGTCACCGGCAGGCGTGGCGCATGGGGCATGACAAAGCGCACGTGAGAATCTTTGGGCAGCGCTAGTGCGGGCACCAGCGGCTCAAAATCGTGCCCATCCGCGCCCAAACCGTGAATAATAAACACACAGGCATCGGCGGGTTGACCATCTTTCGGCTCAATAACCAGTTCGCCAGGAGCAGTCATAACGTCGCATTCCTTATGCAAAAAGCGTCACCCTAGCGCAAACCCGCGTTAACAGCGAGCGGGAGAGTGCCTAAAATCGTGACAACACATTTAAAAAGGCCAGACCAGAGGTATTAAAACCAGCGCTATGGCACCCGTCAGTATATTTAATCCACTGCCCAGGCGTAAGAAATCGCTCACCCGGTAACCACCAGGGCCATACACCATCAAATTGGTTTGATAGCCGATGGGGGTTAAAAAGCTCGCTGAGGCGGCAAACATCACCGCCACCACATAGGGCATCGGGCTAACGCCCAAGCTTTCTGCGGCACTCATCACCACCGGAAAAATAATCACCGCCGCTGCGTTATTCGTCACCAGTTCGGTCAGCAGCGCCACCACGCAGTATGTGCCAATTAACAGCAGCAGTGGATTACCTGCCACCAGGGTCAACACCCCACCGCCGATCACGCCGGCAGCACCGGAGCTCTGCAGAGCCGCCCCTACCCCAAACGACGCGGCAATGGTGAGCAGCACCTGGGTATCCAAGCCACGTTTGGCGGCGCCCACCGAACAGCAGCCCGTGAGTAGCGCCAATGCAGCCCCCAGCATGGCAGCGTTGA
This window encodes:
- a CDS encoding complex I subunit 5 family protein, with the protein product MIWRFGLFDSTFDPLLPTHWALLAALGLPPLLGMLAALFPPKRAWPVLLASLPVLVSGLMLLSAYDQAGLLRWQWEIAGILLSLRLNGLSVLLLLMTQVIGVAAALYTPGYLRLSETGPLARWLWPLMGVVLSALSLIWLATDLLTLYAALELMGLAAVGMLMLSGKAPALVAGMRYLLLALVGSLTYLLGVALILGHWGRLDLPGLAEVVEPGPVAWFAAALIGAGLALKAALFPLHAWLTPVHESAWTPVSVLHAALVIKASLFILLQLWSILLPDAFYAPRVIAWLGMLAIVWGGLLAWRTDSLKTLVASSTVAQLGYLMVAFPLLLGPDITPLPRALAWEGFWLQLMGHAFAKAAMFMAAGNLILATGESTLKGLAGTSRRLPLSLLVFGIASITLMGLPPSAGFTAKWMLLQAMIITQQWWAVAALLTGTLLTAAYVFRMFRYSFDETAPRHRYQPLAPGMDLIALTLALIAFALGLLAHFPLELMHGGSP
- a CDS encoding alpha/beta hydrolase, with product MTAPGELVIEPKDGQPADACVFIIHGLGADGHDFEPLVPALALPKDSHVRFVMPHAPRLPVTINGGMVMPAWYDILAMDLGRRVDEVQLKKSAERIQALIQEQIDQGIDSQRIIVAGFSQGGAVAYHAALTFPAPLGGLLAMSTYFATADNIDLAEANRQIPIEVQHGNFDPIVPESLGRSGAERLKAMGYAVNYRQYPMAHALCPQQVNDIGKWLSSRLN